Proteins from a genomic interval of Acetobacterium woodii DSM 1030:
- a CDS encoding CobW family GTP-binding protein: MKLILLTGFLGAGKTTLLKKLLNAYKTKKIGVMMNEFGETSIDGRLILGNDFDLIELTNGSIFCACLKEHFITGLAEFLNHNLEIVFVESSGVADPSNMETILEMVLKISGKNYDYAGSICIVDGLYFLKQFEVISALKKQIFYANEVIINKADLQIPKELEVIEAKIKEINPEAGIVRASFCEIPLRAMISKLTVVKRMAMVSGNTWETRPNTKVIKTKEVFDYQTFKNFLNEIKRSTYRIKGFVQTNQGVFEVSSVNDFVVLNPWNEPIEKTEIVLISSVGIRMISDLLKIWKKYFDDIPISI; encoded by the coding sequence ATGAAGCTTATTTTACTGACCGGATTTTTGGGAGCAGGAAAAACAACCTTGCTAAAAAAGCTCTTAAACGCATATAAAACGAAGAAAATTGGGGTGATGATGAATGAATTCGGAGAAACAAGTATTGATGGTCGATTGATATTAGGTAACGATTTTGATTTGATCGAACTCACCAACGGATCTATTTTTTGCGCCTGTTTAAAAGAGCATTTCATTACAGGTCTGGCTGAGTTTTTGAATCACAATCTGGAAATTGTTTTTGTGGAGTCATCGGGAGTGGCAGATCCGTCAAATATGGAAACCATTCTTGAAATGGTTTTAAAAATTTCAGGCAAAAACTACGATTACGCCGGTTCGATCTGTATCGTAGATGGACTTTATTTTCTTAAACAGTTTGAAGTGATTTCGGCCCTGAAAAAGCAGATATTTTATGCTAATGAAGTGATTATCAATAAAGCAGATCTTCAGATTCCCAAAGAACTGGAAGTCATTGAAGCGAAGATTAAAGAAATTAATCCCGAGGCAGGAATTGTGCGGGCATCTTTTTGCGAAATTCCGCTAAGAGCAATGATATCAAAGTTGACTGTTGTCAAACGAATGGCTATGGTATCAGGAAACACTTGGGAAACTCGGCCGAATACGAAGGTCATCAAAACGAAAGAAGTATTTGATTATCAAACATTCAAAAATTTTCTAAATGAAATAAAACGATCAACCTATCGTATTAAAGGGTTTGTACAAACCAATCAGGGGGTTTTTGAAGTGAGCAGTGTCAATGATTTTGTGGTGCTGAATCCATGGAATGAACCTATTGAAAAAACAGAAATCGTCTTAATTTCTTCGGTGGGGATTCGAATGATTAGTGATTTACTCAAAATATGGAAAAAGTATTTTGACGACATCCCGATTAGTATTTAA